The following are encoded together in the Bombus affinis isolate iyBomAffi1 chromosome 6, iyBomAffi1.2, whole genome shotgun sequence genome:
- the LOC126917462 gene encoding serine hydroxymethyltransferase, with the protein MNWANLNRYGFRLADNLLISRTQHIKDRVLQGLSEVFQDSNPNVHFSTTCRTLKLHMPEIIYKNVWETDPELFELMKKERKRQESGLEMIASENFTSLSVLQCLSSCLHNKYSEGLPGQRYYGGNEYIDEIELLAQKRALEAFDLNPEEWGCNVQPYSGSPANFAVYTGLIEPHGRIMGLDLPDGGHLTHGFFSATKKVSATSIFFESMPYKVSLDTGLIDYDKLAQQASLFKPKIIIAGVSCYSRCLNYKRFREIADENNAYLFSDMAHVSGLVAAKLIPSPFEYSDVVSTTTHKTLRGPRAGVIFFRKGVRKIGKDGQQIMYDLEDKINQAVFPGLQGGPHNHAIAGIATTMKQVKSPEFLQYQKQIIANAKRLCSRLQEHDYKISTGGTDVHMFLVDLRNKGITGAKAEKILESISIACNKNTVPGDKSALNCSGIRLGTPALTTRGLVEKDIDKVVDFIHRGLLLAKEVSNISGPKLIDYKRVLNTDVNIKAKVTTLREEVETFSRQFPIPGFEEY; encoded by the exons ATGAATTGGGCAAATTTAAATCGGTACGGTTTTCGATTGGCTGACAATCTGTTAATCAGCCGTACGCAGCATATAAAAGATCGTGTTCTTCAAGGGCTATCAGAAGTCTTCCAAGATTCAAATCCTAACGTGCATTTTTCAACCACGTGTCGTACACTTAAACTC caCATGCCTgaaataatttataagaatGTCTGGGAAACAGACCCAGAACTTTTTGAATtaatgaaaaaggaaagaaagaggcAAGAGTCTGGTCTTGAAATGATTGCTAGTGAAAATTTTACATCTCTCAGTGTTTTGCAATGTTTAAGTTCTTGTCTTCACAATAAATATAGTGAAGGCCTTCCTGGTCAGAG atattatGGAGGAAATGAATACATTGATGAAATTGAATTGTTGGCACAAAAACGTGCTTTGGAAGCATTTGATTTAAATCCTGAAGAATGGGGTTGTAATGTACAACCATATTCAGGAAGTCCAGCTAATTTTGCTGTCTACACAGGTTTAATTGAGCCTCATGGTCGTATAATGGGTTTAGATCTTCCTGATGGAGGACATCTTACACATG GTTTTTTTTCTGCAACTAAAAAGGTTTCTgcaacatcaatattttttgAATCAATGCCATACAAAGTTAGTCTTGATACTGGTTTGATTGACTATGATAAGTTAGCTCAGCAAGCAAGTTTATTTAAGCCTAAAATTATAATAGCAGGTGTTTCCTGTTATAGTAGATGCTTAAACTACAAGCGATTCAGGGAAATAGCAGATGAGAATAATGCTTATCTATTTAGTGACATGGCTCATGTATCAGGATTAGTCGCAGCTAAATTAATTCCTAGTCCATTCGAATATAGTGATGTTGTATCTACTACAACTCATAAGACTTTAAG AGGACCTCGTGCTGgtgttatattttttcgtaAAGGAGTCAGAAAAATTGGAAAAGATGGTCAACAAATTATGTACGATTTGGAAGATAAAATTAATCAGGCTGTATTCCCAGGACTACAAGGTGGACCTCACAATCATGCAATTGCAGGAATAGCTACAACAATGAAACAAGTTAAATCACCAGAATTTCTTCAGTATCAGAAACAAATTATAGCTAATGCAAAGAGACTATGTTCAAGACTTCAGGAGCATGACTATAAAATCAGTACAGGTGGAACTGATGTTCATATGTTTCTTGTAGATTTACGAAATAAAGGCATTACAGGAGCTAAAGCAGAAAAGATTTTGGAGAGTATCTCCATAGCTTGCAATAAAAACACAGTGCCTGGTGATAAAAGTGCATTGAATTGCAGTGGTATCAGACTTGGTACACCTGCATTAACCACTCGTGGTTTAGTTGAAAAAGATATTGATAAAGTTGTTGATTTTATACACAGAG GGCTATTACTTGCTAAGGAAGTGTCTAACATTTCTGGTCCTAAACTTATTGACTATAAAAGGGTATTAAATACCGATGTCAACATAAAGGCAAAGGTTACAACTTTAAGAGAAGAAGTTGAAACATTTTCTAGGCAATTTCCTATTCCCGGTTTTGAAGAATATTGA